A single window of Toxoplasma gondii ME49 chromosome Ib, whole genome shotgun sequence DNA harbors:
- a CDS encoding Spc97 / Spc98 family protein (encoded by transcript TGME49_209970): protein MMHDVLLALAGFPGDVFVYAPPGSSADASFSSSQLSASESPEAATRTGGLLLSPKLASFFTPAEEELLNRIVVSGFHLIQIRDFVSSVETDVPAVSLASASSLFSLSSSGQEVKRSAKEKHAGEESDGDQVGFKGLYVSALARAMDAEVQEYLTKIVEIEAQVLLQPLLPLSAVYVLLATERQKLATLYEIVTKIRSLALMYRDPSPALSPSAFVVTASSLLPHSARHHVFQDSKTERGMTPRRVSLPCGPLLDLLWAGTRSGNSLVQQVYRQVLDACVHVFIFQLSSWLFAGQLHDPFGEFFLSRRSSLVPASSSSSSSSSSIFANLAVKQQNAKHVAPRGENASQAIALSLSSSHGPAPSSPSSPSPLSPSSPPSPSSLSSDSLFVYENLTQPLSPSQLCFEWESAFSLVAFRLPSCCFPSPKLASPSASGASLCSATKSEQHPHASLVPSPAAAGTALFVGRAVRILTRSGLWGEAQVQQLKPLVARMRRAFRHPSSPASVLLPCLEILRRIVGRLLWELISEEAALEDQLVLLHDFFLLGHGHFFQVFLDAATRCTRRHLSSSFASAASLALMSSTSRQATTFELQLRRSWQQAISETAFSSGSLSSSLNRTPNAKETGVDDVPSRSTTPVSGVTGGSVQREERSGDGGDTGRDGEDSTAQMEDSAAHPGQRPAGLPTSSTSCISPRFSASPRAVSLVGSRPPTPKSARANPQSACRRSSSSPSSSSPSSSSSSSSSSSFSSSSSSSSSSSFSSSSCTASVNRRSLSCDSVAVRGPVVAQRVKRKNTFFIERRKVACAEQGKEEWTDAIHRSFRLRVLGRGFEVTDFCAESRRAALVRHTEARRASKARGCLNEDLCGFRTRDSPLQVGSQFLLRGLARVLESGVLVLGEGGERLRQIDEKGTEADGVEDERAPICPLSACLHADKQSITHGFKHSIQFRVSALSSLPSPTTEASRWLDSPGSSPDALQDPLGGGFAVVFQSSKTPASFRPLSARGSPKKTETALVCAPGCPLFWPAAGDCVAVEVRVAKVSRSVFRKTLDGGEEGEKEDFSESLRTLQLDDEAVLVAELAVFLGGKNAKNAFQQGSSSDYAPDGLFSSFANSSVASAAPQTVCTSQAKPSTDVYMLQRAQRVWRLHACEDLGEELFTLKLHYLAEHHELRVYIQRAADSGAGQTRARLTENEKKYQQPSLRERLQESPLLRVSLFDLSQAMTTEQGAAFVGLFSVPLLHRHRISPPSFFRATQGETGRGRGRGLVELPSSCVAMSLSDCPVIIQEWSHEAHPAPLQLPSLLFESSTSTSASSAPCASASPPSSWETRNDGDGGNSALAACLRGKPRTHAELWQQLQLLFLPRWPTPLLISTRNLDCYNALFQFLLEQRHLQFELQRLWLDAGFIQKRLWRPRRRAGNRKPVSPRASSPCFLAEEDRDDEATACWDGLWTLRARMAFLLNHVLHHLLTVVVQPAFRQLQSVVRDSEDFELVKCSHDSFLLQLASKCWLRLSSLLRPFLHSLQSVRRFIDMFALLVDRHTAAAAGTTHRGERKSWRRTAGDTRGSQGEKSDLDLSANSVSGSLCFETVMSTSEWRVVRQKLRVIRDDLHRSLSAFFAELAALRQNPLHAQLDALMVDFDFNGFFSNLTGRGKLGDPLSTPSPQPPLAVGASRVDPTRGASGLAASAAALSFFGGNRSSSRAVREQRRPGERRPGTPRRGEPRQVQGEDDEEEEERLDEVEIEDGGEGNYEEKGEGEEERERTMCSHSFRQEADSEREARRRMPEQFSGAARDSGVRGQAAAISRGLTTSAYSSSGHPRAHSVVHKPFPLQRAAASPVRGQPFTMASCQLPTSDPSDPVCSAPSRSARLVTPPLPAPLFASFPECGEDHGQKVSCQEGVGFDEDPMRFRGRTASVLRQASPSRFFASEARQTEERWSAYSAEEGRLRMRSAGEQEDSEDLPNRPFNSSLDTATNVGMSQEGEVRETDGTRDAFYTDLQARARAALREARERAARRRLLQYQHDYCLP, encoded by the exons aTGATGCACGACGTTCTCTTGGCTTTGGCGGGATTCCCCGGCGACGTCTTCGTCTACGCGCCTCCCGGCTCCTCTGCAGAcgcttctttttccagtTCTCAACTGTCCGCGTCAGAGTCTCCCGAGGCTGCGACGCGAACCGGAGGCTTGCTGCTCAGTCCGAAGCTCGCGAGTTTCTTCACtcctgcagaagaggaactTCTAAACAGAATCGTCGTCTCCGGCTTCCACCTCATTCAAATTCGTgacttcgtctcctctgtcgaaACAGACGTCCCTGCCGTCTCCCTCGCCAGCGCcagctctctcttttctctctcttccagtgGCCAGGAGGTGAAACGCagcgcgaaggagaaacatgcgggggaagaaagcgacgggGACCAAGTCGGCTTCAAAGGCCTCTatgtctccgctctcgcaCGGGCGATGGATGCAGAAGTTCAGGAGTACCTGACAAAGATAGTGGAAATTGAGGCGCAGGTGCTACTCCAGCCCCTCCTCCCCCTTTCTGCTGTCTACGTACTCCtcgccacagagagacagaaactcgCAACTCTCTACGAAATCGTCACCAAG ATCCGCAGCCTCGCGCTGATGTACAGAGACCCGTCTCccgctctgtcgccttcggcCTTCGTCGTCACCGcgtcttcacttcttcctcacaGCGCGCGGCATCATGTTTTCCAAGATTCAAAGACCGAGCGAGGCATGACGCCCaggcgtgtgtctctgccctGCGGCCCTCTGCTCGACCTCCTCTGGGCAGGCACCCGCAGCGGAAACTCTCTCGTTCAGCAGGTGTACAGGCAGGTgctcgatgcatgcgtccaCGTCTTCATTTTCCAG CTGTCTTCGTGGCTCTTCGCGGGGCAGCTGCACGATCCGTTCGGCGAGTTTTTCCTTTCGCGTCGCTCGTCGCTTGtccccgcttcttcttcctcctcctcgtcttcttcctcgatctTCGCGAATCTCGCCGTCAAACAGCAGAACGCGAAACATGTCGCGCCCCGCGGAGAAAACGCCTCGCAGGCGAttgcgctctctctttcttcttcgcacgGTCCTGctccgtcctctccttcttctccttctcctctctctccttcctctcctccctctccttcctctctttcgtcggATTCGCTGTTCGTGTACGAGAACCTCACGCAACCGTTGTCCCCGTCGCAGCTCTGCTTCGAGTGGGAAAGTGcattttctctcgtcgccttccgTCTGCCATCGTGCTGCTTCCCTTCGCCAAAactcgcgtctccctcggCCTCGGGGGCTTCTCTGTGTTCGGCGACAAAGTCCGAACAACACCCGCATGCGTCGCTGGTGCCCTCGCCAGCTGCCGCCGGTACAGCGCTCTTCGTTGGGAGGGCCGTTCGAATCCTGACGCGGAGTGGACTCTGGGGAGAAGCTCAAGTGCAGCAGTTGAAGCCGCTAGTTGCGCGAATG cGCCGCGCGTTCCGGCATCCGTCGTCGCctgcttctgttcttcttccttgtctcgaAATTCTTCGACGAATC gtAGGGCGTCTGCTGTGGGAGTTGATTTCTGAAGAGGCCGCGCTGGAAGATCAACTTGTGCTCCTCCAcgacttcttccttctcggccACG GTCACTTCTTCCAAGTATTCCTCGACGCAGCAACCCGGTGCACACGGCGCcatctttcctcttcgtttgcctcggctgcttctctcgcgctcaTGTCCTCCACGTCGCGACAGGCAACCACCTTCGAGCTTCAGCTGCGACGCTCGTGGCAACAAGCCATCAGCGAAactgcgttttcctccggttcgttgtcttcttcgctgaaTCGAACGCcgaacgcgaaggagacgggCGTCGACGACGTTCCCTCTCGGTCTACTACGCCAGTCTCGGGAGTGACAGGAGGCAgcgtgcagagagaagaacgcagcggagacggaggagacacaggccgAGATGGAGAGGACAGCACAGCGCAGATGGAAGACAGCGCCGCCCACCCAGGACAGCGTCCCGCAGGGTTGCCAAcgtcttcgacttcttgCATTTCGCCTCGGTTTTCAGCTTCGCCGAGAGCAGTTTCCCTCGTCGGCTCCCGGCCTCCCACTCCGAAATCTGCTAGGGCGAATCCGCAGTCGGCCTGCCGccgctcgtcttcttctccttcatcctcctctccctcatcttcttcctcatcttcttcctcatcttctttctcttcttcctcatcgtcttcttcttcttcctcattttcttcctcttcttgcacGGCTTCGGTGAACAGGAGGTCACTTTCGTGTGATTCGGTTGCGGTTCGAGGGCCTGTGGTGGCGCAGCgtgtgaagagaaaaaataCATTTTTCATTGAACGAAGAAAGGTCGCATGCGCCGAACAGGGGAAGGAAGAGTGGACTGACGCCATCCATCGTTCCTTCCGCCTTCGCGTTCTAGGTCGCGGCTTCGAAGTCACAGACTTCTGTGCAGAGAGCAGGCGCGCGGCGCTCGTGAGGCACACCGAGGCGCGGAGGGCGTCCAAGGCGAGAGGCTGCCTGAACGAAGACCTATGCGGCTTCAGGACGCGGGATTCTCCCCTGCAAGTCGGCTCTCAGTTTCTGCTAAGAGGACTCGCCAG AGTGCTTGAAAGCGGTGTCTTGGTCCTgggagaaggtggagagcgGCTTCGGCAAATAGATGAGAAAGGAACAGAGGCGGACGGAGTCGAAGACGAACGCGCGCCGATTTGCCCCCTCAGTgcttgtctgcatgcagacaagcAGAGCATCACTCACGGCTTCAAA CACTCGATTCAGTTTCGAGTCTCGGCTCTGTCGTCCCTGCCGTCGCCGACAACTGAAGCCTCTCGCTGGCTGGACTCGCCAGGCTCTTCGCCTGACGCTTTGCAAGATCCGCTGGGTGGCGGCTTCGCTGTCGTTTTCCAGAGCTCGAAGACGCCTGCGTCTTTCCGACCTCTTTCTGCTCGCGGGTCTccaaagaaaacagagacagctcTCGTCTGCGCTCCAGGATGCCCTCTGTTTTGGCCGGCAGCGG GAGACTGCGTAGCTGTGGAGGTACGGGTCGCCAAGGTGTCTCGGAGCGTCTTTCGAAAAACACTGGACGggggcgaagaaggagagaaggaagacttCTCTGAGTCTCTGCGCACGCTGCAGCTCGACGACGAGGCCGTTCTTGTCGCGGAactcgctgtcttcctcg GAgggaaaaacgcaaagaacGCCTTCCAGCAGGGATCAAGTTCCGACTATGCGCCGGATGgactcttctcctctttcgcgaATTCCAGCGTGGCTTCCGCTGCTCCTCAGACTGTCTGTACGTCCCAAGCCAAGCCTTCGACTGACGTCTACATGCTTCAGAGAGCACAGCGAGTCTGGCGGCTCCACGCTTGCGAGGACCTGGGAGAGGAGCTGTTCACGCTCAA GCTGCATTATCTGGCGGAACACCACGAGCTGCGTGTGTACATCCAGCGAGCTGCCGACTCCGGGGCGGGGCAGACGCGAGCGCGACTGAccgagaacgagaagaagtaCCAGCAGCCGTCGCTTCGGGAGCGGCTGCAGGAATCTCCCCttctgcgcgtctctctgttcgac CTCTCTCAGGCTATGACCACGGAGCAAGGCGCGGCTTTTGTTGG gCTCTTCAGTGTGCCTCTCCTTCACCGTCACCGCATTTCGCCGCCGTCGTTCTTCCGCGCCACACAGGGAGAAAcgggcagaggaagaggacgggGGCTGGTGGAGTTACCTTCCTCCTGTGTCGCCATGAGCCTGAGTGACTG TCCCGTCATCATCCAAGAGTGGAGTCACGAAGCTCATCccgcgcctctgcagcttccctcgcttctcttcgagTCTTCCACGTCTACGAGTGCCTCCTCTGCTCCTtgcgcttctgcttcgccgccGTCCAGCTGGGAAACGCGAAATGATGGAGACGGTGGAAACAGCGCCCTTGCGGCTTGTCTGCGGGGGAAACCtcggacgcatgcagagctctGGCAGCAGCTTCAgctgctcttccttcctcgctggcCGACCCCGCTTTTGATTTCGACACGCAACTTGGACTGCTACAACGCCcttttccagtttcttctcgagcAGAG ACATCTCCAGTTCGAGTTGCAGCGCCTGTGGCTGGACGCGGGCTTCATTCAGAAAAG ACTGtggcggccgcgccgcagaGCTGGCAACAGAAAACCGGTCTCTCCTCGAGCTTCCTCCCCGTGCTTCCTCGCcgaagaagaccgagacgacgaagcgacCGCCTGCTGGGATGGGCTCTGGACGCTCAGAGCCCGCATGGCCTTCCTTCTCAACCACGTCTTGCACCACCTCCTCACGGTTGTCGTCCAG CCGGCATTTCGACAACTTCAGAGCGTCGTCCGCGACAGCGAGGACTTCGAGCTCGTCAAGTGCAGCCATgattcgtttcttcttcagctcgcCTC AAAGTGCTGGCTCcggctttcttcgcttcttcggccCTTCCTCCATTCGCTACAGAGTGTGCGTCGCTTCATCGACATGTTTGCGCTCCTCGTCGATCGTCacacagcagctgctgccggGACCACgcacagaggagagcggaAGAGCTGGAGGCGCACCGCGGGAGACACGCGAGGAAGCCAGGGTGAAAAGAGCGACCTGGATCTCTCGGCAAACTCG GTCTCCgggtctctctgttttgaGACAGTCATGAGCACTTCGGAATGGCGAGTTGTGCGACAAAAGCTGCGCGTGATTCG AGACGACCTCCACCGGAGCCTGTCGGCGTTTTTCGCAGAACTCGCAGCCCTTCGACAGAacccgctgcatgcgcagctcGACGCTCTCATGGTCGA CTTTGACTTCAACGGCTTTTTCTCCAATCTCACGGGGAGAGGCAAACTCGGCGACCCCCTCTCAACCCcttcgccgcagccgcctctTGCGGTCGGCGCTTCACGCGTAGACCCGACCAGAGGAGCGTCGGGCTTGGCGGCATCAGCTGCCGCTCTGAGTTTCTTCGGTGGTAACCGGAGTTCGTCGCGTGCTGTgagagaacaaagacgaCCCGGCGAACGCCGGCCGGGGACTCCGCGGCGTGGAGAGCCAAGACAGGTgcaaggcgaagacgacgaagaggaagaagaaaggttAGATGAAGTGGAGAtagaagacggaggagagggaaattatgaagaaaagggagaaggtgaagaggagcgagaacGCACGATGTGTTCGCATTCTTTTCGGCAAGAAGCTGACTctgaaagagaggcgaggagaaggatgCCGGAGCAGTTTTCTGGAGCAGCGCGAGACTCCGGCGTACGAGGCCAAGCAGCAGCCATCTCTCGCGGGCTCACCACTTCAGCGTATTCCTCGTCTGGACACCCGCGTGCACATTCCGTGGTTCACAAGCCTTTCCCTTTGCAGCGTGCGGCTGCTTCGCCAGTTCGGGGTCAACCTTTCACCATGGCGTCATGCCAGCTTCCCACCTCAGATCCTTCGGATCCTGTCtgttctgcgccttctcggtCTGCGAGGTTGGTAACGCCCCCTTTGCCTGCTCCActgtttgcttcttttccggAGTGTGGTGAAGACCATGGACAGAAAGTGAGCTGTCAAGAGGGCGTGGGGTTCGATGAAGATCCAATGCGTTTTCGAGGCCGAACAGCCAGTGTTCTGCGGCAAGCTTCTCCGTCGCGTTTTTTTGCGAGtgaagcgagacagacagaagagcgcTGGTCTGCGTATTcagcggaagaaggaagactcCGCATGCGGAGTGCCGGAGAGCAAGAGGACTCCGAGGACCTGCCAAACCGTCCCTTTAATTCCTCTCTTGACACAGCCACAAATGTGGGCATGTCGCAGGAAGGGGAAGtaagggagacagacggaacCCGAGATGCGTTCTATACAGACTTGCAAGCACGAGCAAGAGCTGCTCTGAGAGAAGCACGCGAGCGGGCCGCTCGACGGAGGCTTCTCCAGTATCAGCATGACTACTGTTTGCCTTAA
- a CDS encoding cAMP-dependent protein kinase (encoded by transcript TGME49_209985~Signal peptide predicted by SignalP 2.0 HMM (probability 0.995) with cleavage site probability 0.969 at residue 26) yields the protein MRTSVALFFAAAGGISLVCAPQVSLAAPVQGTLGPDVADTAGEPVVLQVARGADSLPDSRGNIDEEGITEVATTGVPPQTQSSGRSFGQRVMSWFTSARNAIRRPRTDEQGAVPGPSQPIPSGTDSTPEGWETVQSGDVPPGEPEPKAPTRSPRQRARDMFGRVGRFFGGARRFVGRGWRRFTTGMAGVTDRVRGRLALRSSFEFRNEEAVGQSELASLASSMTVTAPEGEALEVAREAGLRSGASINLVSATTGEQVTVSLRAPLGIGEYTAVFSGFISGIDSELAVKAFLGKTTESMSVAETEARILKIVSLKDPVDAMHRLRLLAPIETLVYRGDGDSADQSEGRPVVLVPKASSSLVDVINFLRSGDASAFDDRAKKIVLLGATVQLIQLLAALHTRKVVHGKLEPKSVLLFSHGLLYLSDLGRARRHGERFTTSRPSRYGAPEVLEHPETPYTYSRDGYSLGIILFELWCGRLPFDLGTPGVDSSEKLENSHPATLYQTVRNLDQRLSFDVCPSDMPESVKTLIRKFLTRRRWTRLVPQAALRDANFRRTMQLLQETVQGNGETQL from the coding sequence ATGAGGACGTCTGTTGCCCTTTTTTTTGCGGCGGCAGGCGGCATCAGCCTGGTCTGCGCACCCCAGGTCTCTCTGGCTGCGCCAGTGCAAGGGACTTTGGGCCCGGACGTCGCAGATACTGCGGGTGAACCTGTTGTTCTTCAAGTCGCTCGAGGTGCGGATTCTCTGCCAGATTCAAGAGGCAACATCGATGAAGAAGGCATCACTGAGGTAGCCACGACAGGGGTTCCTCCACAAACACAATCGTCCGGGCGATCGTTTGGTCAACGTGTGATGTCCTGGTTTACATCTGCTCGGAACGCAATCCGGCGTCCACGAACCGATGAACAGGGGGCCGTCCCAGGACCCTCACAGCCCATCCCTAGTGGGACAGATTCTACTCCTGAAGGATGGGAGACGGTTCAGTCAGGCGATGTCCCGCCTGGGGAGCCGGAGCCGAAAGCACCCACTAGATCCCCGAGACAACGAGCCAGAGACATGTTTGGTCGCGTGGGCCGCTTCTTCGGAGGTGCCCGACGGTTTGTTGGACGCGGTTGGAGGCGGTTCACCACGGGTATGGCGGGAGTCACTGACCGTGTTAGAGGACGACTTGCTCTACGAAGCAGCTTCGAATTCCGCAACGAGGAGGCGGTCGGACAATCAGAACTCGCATCGCTTGCCTCGTCCATGACAGTTACGGCCCCCGAAGGCGAAGCGTTGGAGGTTGCGCGTGAGGCGGGGCTGCGGTCTGGGGCCTCTATCAACCTTGTGTCCGCTACAACTGGTGAACAAGTGACGGTATCTCTCAGAGCACCACTCGGAATTGGAGAGTATACGGCAGTTTTCAGCGGATTCATCTCTGGCATTGATTCTGAACTCGCTGTGAAGGCGTTTCTCGGGAAGACTACAGAGTCGATGTCAGTtgccgagacagaggctAGAATCCTGAAAATCGTGTCGCTGAAGGACCCGGTGGACGCAATGCAtcgacttcgtctcttgGCTCCCATCGAGACACTGGTTTACCGAGGAGATGGTGATTCTGCCGATCAGAGCGAAGGCAGGCCGGTTGTCCTGGTTCCCAAggcctcgtcctcgctgGTGGATGTCATCAATTTTCTGCGCTCAGGTGATGCCTCAGCATTCGATGATCGAGCGAAGAAAATTGTCCTCCTGGGCGCGACTGTGCAGCTGATCCAACTTCTGGCAGCACTGCACACGCGAAAAGTAGTGCACGGAAAGCTGGAACCCAAAAGCGTTCTGCTCTTCAGTCATGGCCTTCTCTACCTCTCCGACCTCGGCAGAGCACGTCGCCACGGGGAGAGGTTCACGACATCCCGTCCGAGTAGGTACGGTGCGCCTGAGGTTTTGGAGCACCCCGAGACACCGTACACGTATTCCCGGGACGGGTATTCTCTCGGAATTATCCTTTTCGAGTTATGGTGCGGAAGGCTGCCGTTCGATCTGGGGACACCCGGAGTCGATTCTtcagagaaactcgagaactCACACCCTGCGACCTTGTATCAAACCGTTCGCAACTTGGATCAGCGTCTGTCCTTCGATGTCTGCCCGAGTGACATGCCGGAATCTGTGAAAACCCTCATTCGCAAGTTCCTGACTCGAAGACGTTGGACCCGCCTGGTGCCACAAGCTGCTCTGCGCGATGCCAATTTCCGCCGCACCATGCAGTTGCTTCAGGAGACCGTTCAAGGGAATGGTGAAACCCAATTGTAA